The DNA segment GGGAGCTGAGCGGTATTCGACAGGATGTCGAATCGCAAAGCGTACCCCAGTGATGTCAGCGACGAGGAGTGGGCCTTCGTCGCGCCGTACCTGACCCTGCTGCCGGTCACGGCGGGCC comes from the Longimicrobiaceae bacterium genome and includes:
- a CDS encoding IS5/IS1182 family transposase gives rise to the protein MSNRKAYPSDVSDEEWAFVAPYLTLLPVTAG